In Haematobia irritans isolate KBUSLIRL chromosome 1, ASM5000362v1, whole genome shotgun sequence, a genomic segment contains:
- the LOC142229978 gene encoding uncharacterized protein LOC142229978 — translation MGNPARSASDDVPSTSEAALFYSSFVVELCCHGVKCSDRALIDPASQATFISRKLQKKLALPIFPVTSANIIDLNGTISAKSTNLSTDAYVVDKLTGRLPTYSLSQLLDVHLPDITVSDLKCSHMNLLLGGDIYSRIMHTDVHKHPNGDLIAQKSVFGWIVTGEVTQTKPLQSVVSFYNHMELNDQLVRFWEIEDVPKVCTMSEEDRWCEELYLRTTYRNDNGRYVVSLPFKREYPKDLQLGLSRNNAISQFKRNESRLMRNPDLKIQYDRVL, via the exons ATGGGGAATCCAGCCCGATCAGCTTCGGACGATGTTCCTTCTACATCAGAGGCTGCCC TTTTCTACAGTTCTTTTGTGGTAGAATTGTGTTGTCATGGCGTAAAGTGTTCGGATAGAGCATTGATCGATCCTGCCTCGCAAGCAACTTTCATTTCACGAAAGTTGCAAAAGAAACTTGCTTTGCCGATATTCCCAGTTACTTCTGCGAATATTATTGACCTAAACGGCACGATATCGGCGAAGTCTACTAAT CTGTCGACAGATGCGTATGTTGTTGACAAATTGACTGGTCGTTTGCCAACTTATTCATTGTCACAGCTATTAGATGTACACCTGCCCGATATCACGGTGTCTGATCTAAAATGTTCTCATATGAACCTTTTACTGGGTGGTGACATATATTCTCGGATAATGCATACTGATGTTCATAAGCACCCTAATGGTGATCTTATTGCCCAGAAATCAGTTTTCGGTTGGATCGTGACTGGCGAAGTCACCCAAACCAAGCCCCTACAGTCGGTGGTATCATTTTACAACCACATGGAGTTGAATGATCaacttgttaggttttgggaaaTCGAAGATGTACCGAAAGTGTGCACTATGTCAGAAGAGGATAGATGGTGTGAAGAATTATACCTTCGAACGACTTATCGTAATGATAATGGTCGATATGTTGTTTCACTGCCTTTTAAGCGTGAATATCCCAAAGATTTGCAACTTGGTTTGTCCCGAAATAATGCCATTTCTCAATTTAAGCGAAATGAGTCGCGGTTAATGAGAAATCCCGATCTGAAGATTCAGTATGACAGGGTACTATAA
- the LOC142229964 gene encoding uncharacterized protein LOC142229964, which produces MGCMQWSQIKSFENYVLSSLQKRVRHKRSIKLNGCNIEYTQHVRNLGVIFDNDLSWNRHIDNTIGTVYGMLRSLWPVQFFISVNVRRDIANAYLLSRLLYCCEVYVNCDSNHVRKLRTVTNDIARFVYGVNRFQSISCYAKDLYGMLFNKLLEFRCLISLHKLIHYSEPKYLFERLIFTQSPRLRCLKPFRSRYLVSDRQFFIIAIRLWNNLPLSLRTQHLFPQFKRELRRHFTLMD; this is translated from the coding sequence ATGGGCTGCATGCAATGGTCTCAAATTAAATCCTTTGAAAACTATGTGCTTAGTAGTCTCCAGAAACGGGTGCGACATAAACGCTCTATAAAACTAAATGGCTGCAATATTGAGTATACTCAACATGTTAGGAATCTAGGTGTTATTTTTGACAATGATCTTTCATGGAATAGACATATAGACAATACTATAGGTACTGTGTATGGAATGCTTCGTTCTTTGTGGCctgttcaattttttatttctgtgaatgtTCGTCGTGATATTGCCAATGCCTACTTGTTGTCCAGACTGTTGTATTGCTGTGAAGTTTATGTGAATTGTGACTCAAATCATGTGAGAAAATTGCGCACAGTTACCAATGATATTGCAAGATTTGTGTATGGTGTTAACAGGTTTCAGAGTATATCATGTTatgcgaaagatttatatggtaTGTTGTTCAATAAGCTACTGGAGTTTAGATGTTTAATCTCCTTACATAAACTTATTCATTACTCTGAgccgaaatatttgtttgaacgattgaTCTTTACCCAATCTCCGAGACTACGATGTTTGAAACCTTTtagatcccgatatttggtttcagatcgacaatttttcataattgcTATACGATTGTGGAATAATTTACCTTTAAGTCTGCGAACGCAGCACTTATTCCCTCAATTCAAGAGGGAATTACGACGTCACTTTACTTTGATGGattga
- the LOC142229987 gene encoding uncharacterized protein LOC142229987: protein MVDENKVNSSDTVYYLPYHAVFKPDSATTKLRVVFNASSPTSNGGSLNNVLYTGPVLQANLIVLILRWRLFRFVFNADIEKMYRQILIHPDQASHQRIVFRLAPDDVIRDFELNTVTFGVNCAPYLAIRTLLKLADDVKGEFPIAAKIIRSQMYVDDILAGAHSLDDAMKSRDELIEVLGSAGFNLRKLTSNVQGLLLDLPPEYLLDNDFLNISNESTAKTLGLPPTRSSVTKRAVLSEFAKLFDPAGWMAPKIKVAKIIMQQIWKDKTYWDECLKPMTLKRWFAFLDDYSEIERIEIPDGLVSAQTMKFSFMHFVMLLRKHMLLHYTSELKTPQVIMSRIYSQHELR from the exons ATGGTTGATGAGAATAAGGTAAATTCTTCTGATACTGTGTATTATTTACCCTACCACGCTGTTTTCAAGCCTGACAGCGCCACCACTAAATTACGTGTGGTATTTAATGCTTCCAGTCCCACTTCTAATGGCGGTAGTCTTAATAACGTATTGTATACTGGACCCGTTCTACAAGCAAATCTAATTGTTTTGATTCTCCGATGGAGATTATTTAGATTTGTCTTCAATGCTGACATCGAGAAGATGTATAGACAAATTCTGATTCACCCCGATCAAGCGTCACATCAGCGAATTGTTTTCCGTTTAGCCCCTGATGATGTGATTCGAGATTTCGAATTGAACACGGTCACATTTGGTGTGAACTGTGCCCCATATTTAGCTATTCGGACCCTACTTAAACTGGCTGATGACGTTAAGGGTGAGTTCCCGATAGCTGCGAAGATAATACGTTCGCAGATGTATGTCGATGATATTTTGGCAGGAGCTCACAGTTTAGATGATGCCATGAAGAGCCGTGATGAACTTATAGAAGTTCTAGGTTCTGCTGGGTTTAATCTACGAAAATTGACTTCTAATGTGCAAGGCCTTTTGTTAGATTTACCCCCCGAATATTTATTGGATAatgattttttgaatatttccaaTGAGAGTACCGCCAAGACTCTGGGTTTAC CCCCTACTAGATCTTCCGTTACCAAACGAGCTGTTTTGTCTGAGTTTGCTAAATTGTTTGACCCAGCCGGTTGGATGGCCCCTAAGATTAAAGTTGCTAAGAttataatgcaacaaatttggAAAGACAAAACATATTGGGACGAATGTTTGAAACCCATGACTCTGAAGAGATGGTTTGCGTTTTTGGACGACTATAGTGAAATCGAACGGATAGAGATCCCCGATGGGTTGGTTTCAGCCCAGACCATGAAGTTCAGCTTCATGCATTTTGTGATGCTTCTGAGAAAGCATATGCTGCTTCACTATACGTCCGAATTAAAAACGCCCCAGGTGATTATGTCACGCATCTACTCGCAGCACGAACTAAGGTAG